The nucleotide window TGCCCGGCAAGCAAATGAGTATCGACGGCGACCTGCGTGCGGGGACCATCGATGCGGTCGAAGCCGGCCGCCTGCGCCGGGTGGTGCAGAAGGAGAGTCAGTTCTACGGCGCGATGGATGGGGCGATGAAGTTCGTCAAGGGCGACGCCATCGCCGGTCTCGTGATCATCGTGGTCAACTTGCTGGGGGGGATCGGCGTCGGCGTGTTCATGCACGGCATGAGCGCCAGCGAGGCGGGTGCGCTCTACGCCATCCTGTCGATCGGAGACGGACTCGTATCGCAGATTCCGGCACTGCTCATTTCGGTGACGGCGGGCATTATCGTCACGCGGGTGCCGGGGGAACACCGGCATAACCTCGCGCGCGAACTGACCGACCAACTCGCCGCGCAGCCGCAGTCGCTGATGGTCGCGGCGGTGGTGCTGGTCCTGTTCGGGCTGATTCCGGGCTTTCCGATGCACTACTTCATTCTGCTCGCGGCAATGTCGGGCACGGCGGCATGGTGGGTGCGCCGCCGGGCACGCGAAGGTAGCACTGGCGCTGGCGGTGCCAGCGCAGACGGCGGTGCCGGGGGGGTACAAGCTGGCCGCCCCGGCGCGCAACCGTTGCAAGTTCGCGTCGGCAGCGGGTTGGTGAGTGCGTTGACAAGTACATCCGGCGGCGCGGGATCGCTTGGCACACGGATCGACGCATTACGTGATCAGAAATTCGAGCAGTTCGGCGTGCCGATGCCGGAAGTCTGTCTGGTGATCGACGCCTCGCTCGCGCCCGACATGCTCGATATCCAGCTCTATCACGAGAGCGTGTTGACGCTGCCGATGGCTCCCGGCATGGCGCTCGCGCGATTTGACGGCGAACATACGTTGACGACATTGCGTGGGCTCATCGCCAATGACGAAGACGACATTCCACGCACCCCGTTGTCGTTCGGTGGCCACATGCTCTACTGGCTCACGACGGCGCAGCAAGACCGGTGGCGCGAGCACGGTGGCGTGGCGCTCGAAGGCGATGAGCGTGTCGCGCATTGTGTGTCGCTGGTCATCGATGCCCATGCTGCCGATTTCCTTGGCGTGCAGGAAACGCGCTTCCTGATGGACGCGATGGAAGACCGCTACGGTGAACTGGTGAAGGAGTTGCAGCGCCAGTTGCCGATCAACCGCACGGCTGAAGTCTTGCAGCGACTGGTGGCCGAAGGCATTTCGATTCGAGACCTGCGGCGCGTGTTCGAGGCATTGATCGAATGGGCGCCGCGCGAGCGCGATCAGATCATGCTCACGGAATATGTGCGACTCGGCTTGCGGCGCCACATCACGCGGCGTTTCCGGCGCGGTAACGCGCAGATTGCGGGCTGGAATGTCGGCCAAGGGATCGAAGATACGGTACGCGCTGCCGTGCGTCAGACGTCGTCGGGGTCGTACGCCGATCTGAACGCCCAGCAGACGGAATCGATTCTGTGCGCCATCGACGACGTGCTGGCTGCGCACGACGGTAGCCCCGCGGTGCTGTTCACGGCGCTCGACGTGCGCCGTTTCGTGCGCAAGCTGATCGAGCGCGAGCGCGCCGATCTGGCGGTGCTGTCGTTTCAGGAGGTCGCGGACGAGCCACACGTTCGCGTGCTGGGCACAATCGATCTGCAAGGGGCCTATTGAACATGCGACAGCCCGATGCGATTCGTGTTGCCAACGCCTTGCGGCGCTCGCTCAGCGCACGCCGGAAGGCCTGCGAAGAATGGCGTGCCGCGCCCGGGCGAGACATCCCCCATGGACGCATCGACAAGGTCACGCCGAATGCGCTGCGAGCCCGGTTACCCGGTGCATCGCTGGGCGAGCAATGCCGCATCGTGTCGCCTGTTATCGATGCGGAAGTGATTGCCGTCGAAGGGCCGCATGTCTGGCTGTCTCCGTACGCGGAACCTCGCGGCGTGGCCAGCGGCGCGCTGGTGTATGCGCTCGGCACGCCGTCACGCGTCGCGGTGGACGAGCACATGGGCGGGCTCGTGCTCGACGGTCTCGGGAGAAGGCTGGATGCCGATGTGACGTCACGGGGCACGTTCGATGACCCGCACGACGTCGCGCGGCCCGGGACCGTCTGGCGATCCCTTGACACCGCGCCGCCGCCCGCGATGACCCGTGCGTTGGTCGGTACACCGTTGCCGCTCGGTATTCGTGCCATCGACGGCTTGTTGACCTGCGGCCGGGGGCAGCGAATCGGCATCTTCGCCGCTGCGGGCGGCGGCAAAAGCACGTTGCTTTCGATGATGTGTCAGGGGGCGGATGCCGACGTGATTGTGCTGGCGTTGATTGGTGAGCGTGGCCGGGAGGTTCGTGAATTTCTCGAACACGCGCTGCCCCCTGCCGCCAGAGCACGCACTGTCTGCGTGGTCGCAACCTCCGATCGTCCGGCACTGGAGCGCATGAAGGCTGCCTACACGGCCACGGCGATTGCCGAAGCGTTCCGTGATCAGGGCAAGGACGTGTTGCTGCTCATGGATTCGCTCACCCGTTTCGGGCGCGCGGTGCGAGATATCGGCATGGCGGCGGGCGAACCGCTGGGCGCGACCAGTGGTCTGCCTCCGAGTTTCTACGCCCGCCTGCCGCGCCTGCTCGAACGCGCGGGGACGGCAGCGCAGGGCAGCATTACGGCGTTCTACACGGTGCTGGTCGAAGGCGACAACCTCGATGAGCCGCTCGCCGACGAAGTCCGCTCGATTCTCGATGGTCACATCGTGCTCTCCCGCCGTCTCGCGCAAGAAAATCACTATCCGGCGATCGATGTCGCGGCAAGCCTGTCGCGCGTGATGAGCCAGGTGACCGACGCGCAGCACGTTCAGGCCGCCGCACGCGTGCGCCGCGCGATGGCATTGGCGTCCGACGTCGAACTGCTCGTGCGCGTTGGCGAATATCAACCGGGGGAAGACCCCGAGACGGACGATGCGCTCGCACGCGCACCCGAAATCCGCGAATTCCTTTGTCAGCCTTATGGCGACATCGCTCCCTTTGACGAGACACAGGCATGGCTCGCCCGTCTCACGATCTGAAAGCGATTGACCAGATCGACCAGATCTCCGCACTGGCGTCGATTGCCCGGCGGCGTGAGGTGAGTCTACGAACGGCTTTGACGCGGGCGACGCAGGCGCTCAGCGAGGCCGAAGCTGCCGAATCGCAATGCCGTCAGGCGTACGAGGTCCAGCGGGACCGCTGGCGCGATGCACTTGCGCGTGGCGGCGTGTATCGCCAACGCAGGCTCAATGAGGCAAGTCATTCGGTGGAGACCGAGCGTGCGGCGCTGGTCAACGCGTTATCGGCGCAGGATGCCGCTGTCTCTACGAGAGCGCGGGCGCAAGCGAACTTGCAGGAGCAACGGGCGCTACTGCAGGCAAATGCCCGCAAACAGGAGAAATTGCGTGAATGGCTGGCGTCGTTGCAGGCGTCGAAGGTCTCGCACCGTGCATGAGATTCCCCCGAATTCTGTTCGCAACCACAAGGACTTCACGATGAGCACCATACGTCGCAATAGCATGTCAGCCGAGGCATTTGCCAGCTTGGGTGCCGGTTCGCTGGTGCCGCATCGCAAGGCCAGTGAGGGGG belongs to Pandoraea norimbergensis and includes:
- the sctV gene encoding type III secretion system export apparatus subunit SctV, producing the protein MTRVMSWLGAAAGRQDIVLAALLLVTVLMIIIPMPPSVMDMLIALNLAVSLLLLMVALYVNEPLDFSVFPSVLLMTTLFRLGLTISTSRLILLRADAGDIVYTFGDFAAGGNIVVGMIVFLIITVVNFIVITKGSERVAEVGARFSLDGMPGKQMSIDGDLRAGTIDAVEAGRLRRVVQKESQFYGAMDGAMKFVKGDAIAGLVIIVVNLLGGIGVGVFMHGMSASEAGALYAILSIGDGLVSQIPALLISVTAGIIVTRVPGEHRHNLARELTDQLAAQPQSLMVAAVVLVLFGLIPGFPMHYFILLAAMSGTAAWWVRRRAREGSTGAGGASADGGAGGVQAGRPGAQPLQVRVGSGLVSALTSTSGGAGSLGTRIDALRDQKFEQFGVPMPEVCLVIDASLAPDMLDIQLYHESVLTLPMAPGMALARFDGEHTLTTLRGLIANDEDDIPRTPLSFGGHMLYWLTTAQQDRWREHGGVALEGDERVAHCVSLVIDAHAADFLGVQETRFLMDAMEDRYGELVKELQRQLPINRTAEVLQRLVAEGISIRDLRRVFEALIEWAPRERDQIMLTEYVRLGLRRHITRRFRRGNAQIAGWNVGQGIEDTVRAAVRQTSSGSYADLNAQQTESILCAIDDVLAAHDGSPAVLFTALDVRRFVRKLIERERADLAVLSFQEVADEPHVRVLGTIDLQGAY
- a CDS encoding FliI/YscN family ATPase, with the protein product MRQPDAIRVANALRRSLSARRKACEEWRAAPGRDIPHGRIDKVTPNALRARLPGASLGEQCRIVSPVIDAEVIAVEGPHVWLSPYAEPRGVASGALVYALGTPSRVAVDEHMGGLVLDGLGRRLDADVTSRGTFDDPHDVARPGTVWRSLDTAPPPAMTRALVGTPLPLGIRAIDGLLTCGRGQRIGIFAAAGGGKSTLLSMMCQGADADVIVLALIGERGREVREFLEHALPPAARARTVCVVATSDRPALERMKAAYTATAIAEAFRDQGKDVLLLMDSLTRFGRAVRDIGMAAGEPLGATSGLPPSFYARLPRLLERAGTAAQGSITAFYTVLVEGDNLDEPLADEVRSILDGHIVLSRRLAQENHYPAIDVAASLSRVMSQVTDAQHVQAAARVRRAMALASDVELLVRVGEYQPGEDPETDDALARAPEIREFLCQPYGDIAPFDETQAWLARLTI